A portion of the Ignavibacteriales bacterium genome contains these proteins:
- a CDS encoding pitrilysin family protein: MAKKSFEVSYVPKRIDSTYRKTVLPNGLRVVSEELNHVRSVSVGVWIDVGSRDESSSMNGISHFIEHMVFKGTANRSVKEIARSIESVGGYMNAFTGKEHTCFYARVLDEHTALAVDVLSDLVRNPTIPEKDLEKEKAVVIEELKNAEDDPDDIIHDYFDKALFGSHPLGNPVIGTEENLRSFSRTDLISYLGSQYIPSNIVLAAAGNVSHEKLVELAEKHFGTMKSNPRTRTASRVKPSTYKPERKDYKKPIQQAHVCLGTQAWSVKSRQRYPILVLNTLLGDGMSSRLFQNIREKYGFAYSVYSTATLMSDAGIFSAYIGTDKQHIEVSTDLILKEFDKLVRKPVSNAELNRTKAQLKGSMMLSLESIPHRMMRLGTSELYFHDINPIDVILKQINSVHQDDVQSIAQSLFKEKKLSTVVIHPDGQRQVESQ, encoded by the coding sequence GTGGCGAAAAAGTCGTTTGAAGTATCGTACGTTCCAAAGCGGATTGATTCGACGTACAGAAAAACTGTGCTTCCGAATGGGCTTCGTGTAGTTTCGGAAGAACTGAACCATGTTCGCTCGGTATCCGTGGGAGTCTGGATCGATGTGGGTTCGAGAGATGAATCGTCGTCGATGAACGGGATTTCTCATTTCATCGAACACATGGTCTTCAAGGGGACCGCGAACCGCTCCGTGAAGGAAATAGCGAGAAGCATCGAGTCTGTGGGCGGCTACATGAACGCGTTCACAGGGAAGGAACACACGTGCTTCTATGCGCGTGTCCTCGATGAACACACCGCGCTGGCGGTCGATGTCCTCTCAGATCTCGTGCGGAACCCAACGATTCCTGAGAAGGATCTCGAAAAGGAAAAAGCGGTTGTAATCGAAGAATTGAAGAACGCCGAGGATGATCCTGACGATATCATCCACGACTATTTTGACAAGGCGTTGTTCGGAAGTCACCCCCTGGGAAACCCGGTCATAGGAACCGAAGAAAACCTGCGATCTTTTTCGCGTACCGATCTGATTAGTTATCTTGGAAGCCAATACATTCCATCGAACATAGTTCTTGCGGCGGCGGGGAATGTATCCCACGAAAAGCTCGTAGAACTGGCGGAGAAGCATTTTGGCACAATGAAGTCGAATCCCCGCACACGCACGGCATCACGCGTCAAACCAAGCACATACAAACCAGAGCGCAAGGACTACAAGAAGCCCATCCAGCAAGCGCACGTGTGTCTTGGTACACAGGCTTGGAGTGTGAAGAGCAGGCAGCGGTATCCGATTCTCGTTCTGAATACACTCTTGGGCGATGGCATGAGCTCACGGCTCTTTCAGAATATCCGGGAAAAATATGGATTCGCCTATTCTGTCTACAGCACGGCGACTTTGATGAGCGACGCCGGCATTTTCAGTGCGTACATCGGGACAGATAAACAACACATTGAAGTATCCACTGACCTGATCCTCAAGGAATTCGATAAACTGGTCCGGAAACCGGTCTCGAATGCGGAGTTAAACAGAACCAAGGCTCAGTTGAAGGGGAGCATGATGCTGAGTCTCGAGAGCATTCCTCACCGTATGATGAGACTTGGGACCTCTGAGCTCTATTTTCATGATATCAATCCCATCGATGTGATCCTGAAGCAGATCAACAGCGTCCACCAGGACGACGTGCAGTCCATCGCCCAAAGCCTATTCAAGGAGAAGAAGCT